The following proteins are encoded in a genomic region of Arachis ipaensis cultivar K30076 chromosome B02, Araip1.1, whole genome shotgun sequence:
- the LOC107626983 gene encoding uncharacterized protein LOC107626983: MVWHKEFDNNDGYLRHPRDAEAWKEFDAKYPCFSNDPRNVRLALASDGFNPFGNMSTKYSIWPVILIPYNLPPWLCMKQTSFILSMIIPDPKMPGNDIDVYLEPLVDELKAISIDYRLDRSRFDGQAESRDPPKKYSGTDVLRQHCNMQVSFGKNSTLTAKRRRISEDADQDDSYWKKRSVFFDLPYWKDHMLRHNLDVMHIEKNICDNVVFTILNDSVKSKDNLKARKDLQSMGIRPELWPDKGGKYPSAMFTMSNPQKDVFLKTLQNVVFPDGYSSNIARCVDIRQRKLYGLKSHDCHILMEKLLPILVKNALPSPLGALQNHVVQGALQNHVVQTLCQMEMIFPPSFFTVMVHLTVHLVDELKLGGPVHYRWMYLIERYLGRLKQYVRNRAQAEGSIAEGYLSEEILTFCSRYLDNTETRIKRPAQVDDRSVDIANNAGCTKFPENGKASGAVSHFALTPMERDQAHRHVLVNCEAVAPFIESETKRKLRDQTRSHSKIDRVVHAEFPSRFKREVPMDSTVPSKEMKLLACGPMLQARRFGSYNVNGYKFRTITKEDRLKTQNSGVYVSSNTRSYASMRYN, from the exons ATGGTATGGCATAAAGAGTTTGATAATAATGATGGGTACTTGAGGCATCCAAGGGACGCTGAAGCATGGAAAGAATTTGATGCAAAGTATCCATGTTTTTCCAACGATCCGCGCAATGTTCGTTTAGCTTTAGCTAGTGACGGGTTTAATCCTTTCGGCAATATGAGTACGAAGTATTCCATTTGGCCAGTGATTCTTATTCCGTACAATCTTCCTCCATGGCTTTGCATGAAACAAACATCTTTTATCCTATCTATGATTATTCCCGATCCTAAAATGCCGGGTAATGACATAGATGTATATTTGGAGCCCTTGGTGGATGAGTTGAA AGCCATAAGTATAGACTATAGACTAGACCGTAGTCGATTTGATGGACAAGCTGAAAGCAGGGATCCACCGAAGAAGTATTCTGGAACAGATGTCTTAAGGCAGCATTGTAACATGCAAGTATCATTTGGGAAGAACTCAACTCTGACAGCCAAAAGAAGACGCATTAGTGAAGATGCAGATCAAGATGACTCGTATTGGAAAAAGAGGAGTGTGTTCTTTGATCTCCCGTACTGGAAGGATCACATGTTGCGTCATAACCTTGACGTGATGCACATAGAGAAAAATATTTGTGACAATGTGGTCTTCACTATCTTAAACGATAGCGTCAAATCAAAAGATAATCTTAAAGCTCGCAAAGATTTACAAAGCATGGGCATAAGGCCTGAATTGTGGCCGGACAAAGGTGGTAAATATCCTTCAGCAATGTTCACAATGTCGAATCCACAGAAGGATGTATTTCTGAAGACTCTACAGAACGTGGTCTTTCCAGATGGTTACTCGAGCAATATTGCTCGTTGTGTTGACATCCGGCAGCGCAAGTTGTATGGGTTGAAGAGTCACGACTGCCACATTCTAATGGAAAAATTACTTCCAATTTTGGTGAAGAATGCATTGCCAAGTCCG CTTGGTGCCCTTCAGAATCATGTTGTGCAAGGTGCCCTTCAGAATCATGTTGTGCAAACTCTGTGTCAGATGGAAATGATatttcctccatccttcttcacTGTCATGGTTCACCTTACGGTGCACCTCGTTGATGAACTAAAACTTGGTGGCCCGGTACATTATCGGTGGATGTATCTAATAGAAAG GTACTTGGGACGATTGAAGCAATACGTGCGTAACAGGGCACAAGCTGAAGGCTCAATTGCGGAGGGCTATTTATCCGAGGAGATTTTGACATTCTGCTCCAGATATTTGGATAATACTGAGACTAGAATCAAACGTCCAGCGCAAGTTGACGATCGATCTGTTGATATTGCAAACAATGCAGGATGTACTAAGTTCCCTGAAAATGGAAAAGCTTCGGGGGCTGTATCACATTTTGCACTAACCCCAATGGAAAGAGATCAGGCACATCGTCATGTGCTAGTCAATTGCGAGGCCGTCGCTCCATTTATTGA GTCAGAAACCAAGCGAAAGTTACGGGATCAAACAAGGTCGCACTCTAAGATAGACCGTGTTGTGCATGCAGAATTTCCAAGCCGGTTCAAGCGTGAG GTTCCAATGGACAGTACCGTACCTTCGAAAGAAATGAAGTTGCTAGCATGTGGTCCCATGCTTCAGGCAAGACGGTTTGGGTCATACAACGTCAATGGGTACAAGTTTAGAACTATCACAAAGGAAGACAGGCTGAAAACACAAAATAGTGGAGTTTATGTCTCATCCAATACAAGAAGTTATGCCAGCATGCGTTACAACTGA